The Candidatus Nanosynbacter lyticus genome window below encodes:
- the fmt gene encoding methionyl-tRNA formyltransferase, producing MPPIIFFGTEAYSLITLKALYEAGFSIRAVITKPDMRSGRGHKLTEPPVKTFARQHGILVWQPNKLRDIIPDITALQPVAGVLVAYGKIIPQSIIDLFTPGIINLHPSLLPTWRGPSPIEAAIAHQDSETGISIMQLDAQMDAGPIYAQHRHPLTGTETKPQLYDELFAAGSDLLVRTLPSILAGTLQPTPQNDADATYCQLLSKDMSLIDPTAMTAAAADAHVRAYLGFPRSRLRIHGRELIITKTRASDAPASPLSVKCCDGRYVTILELIAPSGKQMTAEAFLRGHQG from the coding sequence ACCCTTAAAGCACTCTACGAGGCAGGATTTTCCATTCGCGCCGTCATTACCAAACCCGATATGCGTAGCGGCCGCGGCCATAAGCTTACCGAACCACCAGTCAAGACCTTTGCCCGCCAACATGGCATCCTCGTCTGGCAACCCAACAAGCTCCGCGACATTATCCCCGATATCACCGCCCTTCAGCCTGTCGCCGGCGTCCTCGTCGCTTACGGCAAAATCATCCCCCAGTCAATCATCGACCTCTTCACTCCCGGCATTATCAATCTCCACCCTTCGCTACTACCAACATGGCGTGGCCCTTCACCGATCGAGGCGGCCATTGCACACCAAGACTCAGAAACTGGCATCTCCATTATGCAACTTGACGCCCAGATGGACGCTGGCCCGATTTATGCCCAACACCGTCACCCGCTCACCGGCACTGAAACCAAACCGCAGCTGTATGATGAGTTGTTTGCTGCCGGCAGCGACCTGCTCGTGCGCACGCTGCCAAGCATCCTTGCCGGTACGCTTCAGCCGACCCCGCAAAACGACGCCGATGCCACGTATTGCCAGCTGCTCTCCAAGGACATGTCACTCATTGATCCGACGGCAATGACCGCAGCCGCCGCCGATGCCCATGTGCGGGCGTATCTCGGCTTTCCACGTAGTCGTCTGCGCATTCATGGCCGTGAACTCATTATCACTAAAACTCGCGCCTCAGACGCCCCAGCATCGCCGCTGAGCGTCAAGTGCTGTGACGGACGATACGTAACCATCCTCGAACTGATCGCCCCAAGCGGTAAACAAATGACCGCAGAGGCGTTTCTCCGCGGCCATCAAGGCTAA